Proteins from a genomic interval of Stigmatopora nigra isolate UIUO_SnigA chromosome 19, RoL_Snig_1.1, whole genome shotgun sequence:
- the mpzl1l gene encoding myelin protein zero-like 1 like, translating into MELHRRVLLIGFFIFILSASAPTLAVDIFTNPEVIVENGTACVLRCSFKTNEVVSAYITVTWYFLSNTPGNRFSKAPFAILYAYAGRVDLVKEFQDRVKFIGDINKKDVSIQINPVQFGDNGTYFCDVKNPPDFSGTQAQTELRVVLKGALPRTTTPVIVGAVCGVVLLLVLILVAVCIVIKVLHSRNDYEGCINLESTRTPPPHPTKKTEPKVEGPLSVSPPGQAQGPVIYVQLDHSGSKSSFHKMEPVVYADIRKN; encoded by the exons ATGGAGCTTCATCGGCGTGTTTTATTGAttggattttttatatttattctcTCAG CATCGGCACCGACGCTAGCCGTTGACATCTTCACCAACCCTGAGGTGATAGTGGAAAATGGAACAGCTTGTGTGCTACGCTGCAGCTTTAAGACCAACGAGGTGGTCAGCGCCTACATTACAGTCACCTGGTACTTCCTATCCAATACACCAGGCAATCGTTTCTCCAAGGCGCCCTTTGCG ATCCTTTACGCTTACGCTGGGAGGGTGGACCTGGTGAAGGAGTTTCAAGACCGGGTGAAGTTCATCGGAGACATCAACAAGAAGGACGTTTCCATACAGATAAACCCGGTGCAGTTCGGTGACAATGGCACATACTTCTGCGACGTCAAGAATCCGCCTGATTTCTCTGGCACGCAAGCGCAAACGGAGTTACGCGTAGTCTTGAAAG GAGCTCTCCCCCGGACTACCACTCCTGTTATTGTAGGAGCCGTGTGTGGAGTTGTGCTGCTGCTGGTTCTCATCCTGGTTGCCGTGTGCATCGTGATAAAGGTGCTTCACAGTCGCAACGATTACGAAGG ATGTATAAACTTGGAAAGCACGCGCACCCCGCCGCCGCATCCGACAAAGAAGACGGAGCCCAAAGTGGAGGGCCCCCTCAGTGTCAGCCCCCCGGGCCAAGCGCAG GGCCCGGTGATATACGTTCAGCTGGACCACTCGGGCAGCAAAAGCTCCTTCCACAAGATGGAGCCTGTGGTCTACGCCGATATTCGCAAAAACTga